In Odontesthes bonariensis isolate fOdoBon6 chromosome 9, fOdoBon6.hap1, whole genome shotgun sequence, the following proteins share a genomic window:
- the LOC142388298 gene encoding ribonucleoside-diphosphate reductase large subunit has translation MHVIKRDGRQERVMFDKITSRIQKLCYGLNPDFVDPAQITMKVIQGLYSGVTTVELDTLAAEIAATLTTKYPDYAILAARIAVSNLHKETKKVFSEVMEDLYTYVNPLNRRHSPMISKQTLDIVLENKDRLNSAIIFDRDFSYNFFGFKTLERSYLLKINGKVAERPQHMLMRVSVGIHGRDIDAAIETYNLLSEKWFTHASPTLFNAGTNRPQLSSCFLLAMKDDSIEGIYDTLKQCALISKSAGGIGVAVSCIRSTGSYIAGTNGNSNGLVPMLRVYNNTARYVDQGGNKRPGAFAMYIEPWHFDVFDFLELKKNTGKEEQRARDLFYGLWIPDLFMKRVESNQDWSLMCPSQCPGLDECWGEEFEKLYTNYEKEGRVKRVVKAQQLWHAIIESQTETGTPYMLYKDACNRKSNQQNLGTIKCSNLCTEIVEYTSKDEVAVCNLASIALNMYVTPERTFDFKKLASVTKVIVKNLNKIIEINFYPVPEAERSNMRHRPIGIGVQGLADAFILMRYPFESPEAQLLNTQIFETIYYAALEVSCEQAAELGPYETYDGSPVSKGILQYDMWNKTPTDLWDWKLLKEKIAKHGVRNSLLLAPMPTASTAQILGNNESIEPYTSNIYTRRVLSGEFQIVNPHLLKDLTERGLWNEEMKNKLIANNGSIQEISEIPEDLKQLYKTVWEISQKTILKMAADRGAFIDQSQSLNIHIAEPNYGKLTSMHFYGWKQGLKTGMYYLRTKPAANPIQFTLNKEKLKEEQPTAASVQERNAAAIVCSLENRDDCVMCGS, from the exons ATGCACGTGATCAAGAGAG ATGGACGCCAGGAGCGTGTCATGTTTGATAAAATCACCTCTCGCATCCAGAAGCTTTGCTACGGACTCAACCCCGACTTTGTGGATCCGGCTCAGATCACGATGAAGGTGATCCAGGGCTTGTACAGCGGCGTCACCACCGTGGAGCTCGACACACTTGCAGCTGAGATCGCCGCCACTCTAACGACTAAATACCCCGACTATGCCATCCTCGCCGCGCGGATTGCCGTGTCAAACCTGCACAAAGAGACGAAGAAAGTGTTCAGTGAGGTGATGGAGGACCTGTACACCTACGTCAACCCTCTGAACAGACGCCACTCCCCCATGATCTCAAAGCAGACGCTCGACATTGTTCTGGAGAACAAAGACCGTCTCAACTCGGCCATCATTTTCGACAGAGATTTCTCCTACAACTTCTTCGGCTTCAAGACTCTGGAGCGCTCCTACCTATTGAAGATCAACGGCAAAGTGGCTGAGCGCCCGCAGCACATGCTCATGAGAGTGTCCGTTGGGATCCACGGAAGAGATATAGATGCCGCCATTGAGACCTACAACCTGTTGTCAGAGAAGTGGTTCACCCACGCCTCTCCGACCCTCTTTAATGCCGGAACCAACCGGCCACAGCTGTCCAGCTGCTTCCTCCTCGCCATGAAAGACGACAGCATCGAAGGCATTTATGACACCCTGAAGCAATGCGCCCTCATCTCCAAATCCGCCGGAGGCATCGGGGTGGCGGTCAGCTGCATCAGATCGACCGGAAGTTACATCGCGGGTACCAACGGCAACTCCAACGGGCTCGTCCCAATGCTGAGAGTCTACAACAACACCGCACGCTATGTCGATCAGGGCGGCAACAAGAGGCCCGGAGCCTTCGCCATGTACATAGAGCCCTGGCACTTTGACGTGTTCGACTTTCTAGAGCTGAAGAAGAACACGGGAAAGGAGGAGCAGAGAGCCAGAGACCTTTTCTACGGCCTCTGGATCCCCGACCTGTTCATGAAGAGGGTGGAGAGCAACCAGGACTGGTCCCTGATGTGTCCGAGCCAGTGTCCGGGCCTGGACGAGTGCTGGGGGGAGGAGTTTGAGAAGCTCTACACTAACTACGAGAAAGAGGGGAGGGTGAAGCGGGTGGTGAAGGCTCAGCAGCTGTGGCACGCCATCATTGAGTCCCAGACGGAAACGGGTACACCATACATGCTGTACAAAGATGCTTGCAACAGGAAGAGCAACCAGCAGAATCTGGGCACCATCAAATGCAGCAACCTCTGCACGGAAATTGTTGAGTACACCAGTAAGGACGAGGTAGCGGTCTGTAATCTGGCCTCCATCGCTCTCAACATGTACGTCACCCCCGAGCGGACTTTTGACTTTAAAAAACTGGCATCCGTGACCAAAGTGATCGTCAAAAACTTGAACAAGATCATCGAAATCAACTTCTACCCGGTGCCTGAAGCGGAGAGGTCCAACATGCGCCACAGGCCGATAGGGATCGGCGTCCAGGGTTTAGCAGATGCTTTCATCCTGATGCGTTACCCATTCGAAAGCCCCGAGGCTCAGCTGCTGAACACACAGATATTTGAGACCATCTACTACGCTGCTCTGGAGGTGAGCTGCGAACAGGCCGCAGAGCTCGGCCCTTACGAGACGTACGACGGGTCCCCCGTCAGCAAGGGCATCCTCCAGTACGACATGTGGAACAAGACACCCACAGACCTCTGGGACTGGAAGCTGCTGAAGGAGAAGATCGCCAAACACGGCGTGAGGAACAGCCTGCTGCTGGCCCCGATGCCCACAGCCTCCACCGCTCAGATCCTGGGCAACAACGAGTCCATCGAACCCTACACCAGCAACATCTACACCCGCAGGGTCCTCTCCGGCGAGTTCCAGATCGTTAACCCCCACCTGCTCAAAGACCTGACGGAGAGGGGGCTGTGGAACGAGGAGATGAAGAACAAGCTGATCGCAAACAACGGATCCATTCAG GAAATCAGTGAAATCCCAGAGGACCTGAAGCAGCTGTATAAAACCGTTTGGGAAATCTCTCAGAAGACCATACTGAAGATGGCCGCCGACCGCGGCGCCTTCATCGACCAGAGCCAGTCCCTGAACATCCACATCGCTGAGCCAAACTACGGCAAACTGACCAGCATGCACTTCTACGGCTGGAAACAA GGCCTAAAGACGGGGATGTACTACCTGAGGACGAAGCCCGCCGCGAACCCCATCCAGTTCACCCTGAACAAAGAGAAGCTGAAGGAGGAGCAGCCGACCGCGGCTTCGGTGCAGGAGCGAAACGCCGCGGCCATAGTTTGCTCTCTGGAGAACAGAGACGACTGCGTCATGTGCGGATCTTAG
- the six9 gene encoding SIX homeobox 9 isoform X2: MCQGMMMSNTKHTCRFILFLFIHNAPQRLQFSPLQTSKKLLGGISTLTLASQDSLDIRPAATAMIFTAEQVICVCEVLLQGGYMDRLAGFLRTLPPSSSASSSCLGELESVLKAKAAVAFHQGRFTELYTLLEGFHFSPRSHPFLQKLWLRAHYLEAERQRGRLLGPVGKYRVRRKFPLPHTIWDGEETSYCFKEKSRSILKEWYHRQPYPSTQEKRELAEATGLTATQVSNWFKNRRQRARVTDVTRS; the protein is encoded by the exons ATGTGCCAAGGTATGATGATGAGTAATACTAAACACACATGCAGGTTCATCTTGTTCTTGTTCATCCATAATGCTCCACAGAGGCTCCAGTTCTCACCTCTCCAGACTTCAAAGAAGCTGTTAGGAGGCATTTCCACACTCACACTAGCGTCTCAGGACTCTCTGGACATCCGTCCTGCCGCCACAGCGATGATCTTCACGGCAGAGCAGGTCATTTGTGTTTGTGAGGTCCTTCTGCAGGGCGGTTACATGGATCGACTCGCCGGCTTCCTCCGGACTCTTCCTCCCTCTTCCTCCGCCTCCTCTTCGTGCCTCGGGGAGCTGGAGAGCGTGCTAAAAGCTAAAGCCGCAGTGGCCTTTCACCAGGGGCGCTTCACTGAGCTCTACACCCTGTTGGAGGGTTTCCACTTCTCCCCACGCAGCCACCCGTTCCTGCAGAAACTCTGGCTGCGAGCCCACTACTTGGAGGCCGAGAGGCAGAGGGGCCGGCTCCTGGGACCTGTGGGGAAGTATCGTGTGAGGAGAAAGTTTCCTCTGCCCCACACCATTTGGGATGGAGAGGAGACCAGCTACTGCTTCAAG GAGAAATCCAGGAGTATACTCAAGGAGTGGTACCATCGTCAGCCTTATCCTTCCACCCAGGAGAAGCGGGAGCTGGCAGAGGCCACCGGCCTCACAGCCACCCAGGTCAGCAACTGGTTCAAGAACCGCCGGCAGAGAGCGCGCGTCACGGACGTCACCAG GAGTTAA
- the qpctla gene encoding glutaminyl-peptide cyclotransferase-like a isoform X1, whose translation MSRSSRRYKPLQQSGGGGGSLPGCDRVRMPRARVLLFCLLGVLVLAVVLGVYLSNDTATRHVNRMPSADLTKDKLSHKPSKCSPAQIRRLASQVDGTRLWETHLRPILIERLPGTQGSLAVQQHITSTLSSLSAGWSIDLDSFQSPTPRGQVTFTNIVATLDPTAPRRLLLACHYDSKVLPPDPRAPERVFLGASDSAVPCAMILELATSLDAQLRSFKQQKLPVTLQLVFFDGEESFEEWTATDSLYGSRHLAELMASAPHTAASSHATVLQAVDLFVLLDLLGGPDPLIANHFDNTARWFDRLIAAEKRLHRQGLLTSHPSEQTYFRKDVYLGPVQDDHIPFLHKGVPVLHVIATPFPHFWHTLDDTEENMHRPTVENLTKIMAVFLAEYLGL comes from the exons ATGTCTAGGTCCAGTCGGCGGTACAAGCCTCTGCAGCagagcggcggcggcggcggctctCTCCCCGGCTGTGACCGGGTGCGGATGCCCCGGGCCCGGGTACTGCTGTTCTGTCTCCTCGGTGTCCTGGTGCTGGCGGTGGTGCTGGGAGTGTACCTGTCCAATGACACCGCCACTAGACATGTGAACCGTATGCCATCTGCAGATCTGACCAAAGACAAG CTGTCCCACAAACCCAGTAAGTGCTCGCCAGCTCAAATCCGCCGCCTGGCCTCTCAGGTGGACGGCACTCGCTTGTGGGAGACTCACCTGCGGCCGATCCTAATAGAGAGGCTCCCGGGGACACAAGGCAGCCTGGCTGTACAGCAG CACATCACCTCCACCCTGTCCTCGCTGTCTGCTGGCTGGTCCATAGACCTAGACTCCTTCCAGTCTCCTACCCCTCGTGGCCAAGTCACTTTCACCAACATTGTTGCCACTCTGGACCCCACAGCTCCGCGAAGGCTCCTCCTGGCCTGCCACTATGACTCCAAGGTCCTGCCCCCAGATCCACGGGCCCCTGAAAGGGTGTTTCTGGGGGCCAGTGACTCCGCTGTGCCCTGTGCTATGATCCTGGAGCTCGCCACCTCTCTAGACGCGCAGCTCAGATCATTCAAacagcag AAGCTCCCAGTCACTCTGCAGCTCGTCTTCTTTGATGGCGAGGAGTCCTTTGAGGAATGGACCGCCACAGACTCGCTGTACGGCTCTCGTCACCTGGCAGAGCTCATGGCTAGCGCGCCTCATACCGCCGCCTCCTCTCACGCCACCGTGCTCCAGGCTGTG GACCTCTTTGTGCTGCTAGACCTGCTCGGTGGTCCCGACCCACTGATTGCGAATCACTTCGACAACACGGCGCGCTGGTTTGACCGCCTGATTGCTGCAG AGAAGAGACTCCATCGACAGGGTCTGCTGACGTCTCACCCCTCAGAGCAGACGTACTTCAGGAAGGATGTTTACCTTGGACCTGTGCAGGATGACCACATCCCCTTCCTTCACAAAG GCGTCCCTGTGCTGCACGTCATCGCCACTCCCTTCCCTCACTTCTGGCACACACTGGACGACACAGAGGAGAACATGCACCGCCCGACTGTAGAGAACCTCACAAAGATCATGGCTGTGTTTCTGGCAGAATACCTGGGCCTCTGA
- the six9 gene encoding SIX homeobox 9 isoform X1 — translation MCQGMMMSNTKHTCRFILFLFIHNAPQRLQFSPLQTSKKLLGGISTLTLASQDSLDIRPAATAMIFTAEQVICVCEVLLQGGYMDRLAGFLRTLPPSSSASSSCLGELESVLKAKAAVAFHQGRFTELYTLLEGFHFSPRSHPFLQKLWLRAHYLEAERQRGRLLGPVGKYRVRRKFPLPHTIWDGEETSYCFKEKSRSILKEWYHRQPYPSTQEKRELAEATGLTATQVSNWFKNRRQRARVTDVTRFQTQIAGGHSEVYLSSDNDVSPQGSPHPRRHRPTPPPLFHPPLLHTSGCHPNI, via the exons ATGTGCCAAGGTATGATGATGAGTAATACTAAACACACATGCAGGTTCATCTTGTTCTTGTTCATCCATAATGCTCCACAGAGGCTCCAGTTCTCACCTCTCCAGACTTCAAAGAAGCTGTTAGGAGGCATTTCCACACTCACACTAGCGTCTCAGGACTCTCTGGACATCCGTCCTGCCGCCACAGCGATGATCTTCACGGCAGAGCAGGTCATTTGTGTTTGTGAGGTCCTTCTGCAGGGCGGTTACATGGATCGACTCGCCGGCTTCCTCCGGACTCTTCCTCCCTCTTCCTCCGCCTCCTCTTCGTGCCTCGGGGAGCTGGAGAGCGTGCTAAAAGCTAAAGCCGCAGTGGCCTTTCACCAGGGGCGCTTCACTGAGCTCTACACCCTGTTGGAGGGTTTCCACTTCTCCCCACGCAGCCACCCGTTCCTGCAGAAACTCTGGCTGCGAGCCCACTACTTGGAGGCCGAGAGGCAGAGGGGCCGGCTCCTGGGACCTGTGGGGAAGTATCGTGTGAGGAGAAAGTTTCCTCTGCCCCACACCATTTGGGATGGAGAGGAGACCAGCTACTGCTTCAAG GAGAAATCCAGGAGTATACTCAAGGAGTGGTACCATCGTCAGCCTTATCCTTCCACCCAGGAGAAGCGGGAGCTGGCAGAGGCCACCGGCCTCACAGCCACCCAGGTCAGCAACTGGTTCAAGAACCGCCGGCAGAGAGCGCGCGTCACGGACGTCACCAG GTTTCAAACACAGATCGCTGGAGGACATTCAGAAGTCTACCTGTCCTCCGACAACGATGTTTCTCCTCAAGGAAGCCCTCATCCCCGCCGACACCGCCCTACACCACCACCCCTCTTTCATCcacctcttcttcacacatCTGGATGCCATCCAAACATCTAA
- the six9 gene encoding SIX homeobox 9 isoform X3: MCQGMMMSNTKHTCRFILFLFIHNAPQRLQFSPLQTSKKLLGGISTLTLASQDSLDIRPAATAMIFTAEQVICVCEVLLQGGYMDRLAGFLRTLPPSSSASSSCLGELESVLKAKAAVAFHQGRFTELYTLLEGFHFSPRSHPFLQKLWLRAHYLEAERQRGRLLGPVGKYRVRRKFPLPHTIWDGEETSYCFKEKSRSILKEWYHRQPYPSTQEKRELAEATGLTATQVSNWFKNRRQRARVTDVTSV, encoded by the exons ATGTGCCAAGGTATGATGATGAGTAATACTAAACACACATGCAGGTTCATCTTGTTCTTGTTCATCCATAATGCTCCACAGAGGCTCCAGTTCTCACCTCTCCAGACTTCAAAGAAGCTGTTAGGAGGCATTTCCACACTCACACTAGCGTCTCAGGACTCTCTGGACATCCGTCCTGCCGCCACAGCGATGATCTTCACGGCAGAGCAGGTCATTTGTGTTTGTGAGGTCCTTCTGCAGGGCGGTTACATGGATCGACTCGCCGGCTTCCTCCGGACTCTTCCTCCCTCTTCCTCCGCCTCCTCTTCGTGCCTCGGGGAGCTGGAGAGCGTGCTAAAAGCTAAAGCCGCAGTGGCCTTTCACCAGGGGCGCTTCACTGAGCTCTACACCCTGTTGGAGGGTTTCCACTTCTCCCCACGCAGCCACCCGTTCCTGCAGAAACTCTGGCTGCGAGCCCACTACTTGGAGGCCGAGAGGCAGAGGGGCCGGCTCCTGGGACCTGTGGGGAAGTATCGTGTGAGGAGAAAGTTTCCTCTGCCCCACACCATTTGGGATGGAGAGGAGACCAGCTACTGCTTCAAG GAGAAATCCAGGAGTATACTCAAGGAGTGGTACCATCGTCAGCCTTATCCTTCCACCCAGGAGAAGCGGGAGCTGGCAGAGGCCACCGGCCTCACAGCCACCCAGGTCAGCAACTGGTTCAAGAACCGCCGGCAGAGAGCGCGCGTCACGGACGTCACCAG TGTTTGA
- the qpctla gene encoding glutaminyl-peptide cyclotransferase-like a isoform X2: MSRSSRRYKPLQQSGGGGGSLPGCDRVRMPRARVLLFCLLGVLVLAVVLGVYLSNDTATRHVNRMPSADLTKDKLSHKPSKCSPAQIRRLASQVDGTRLWETHLRPILIERLPGTQGSLAVQQHITSTLSSLSAGWSIDLDSFQSPTPRGQVTFTNIVATLDPTAPRRLLLACHYDSKVLPPDPRAPERVFLGASDSAVPCAMILELATSLDAQLRSFKQQLPVTLQLVFFDGEESFEEWTATDSLYGSRHLAELMASAPHTAASSHATVLQAVDLFVLLDLLGGPDPLIANHFDNTARWFDRLIAAEKRLHRQGLLTSHPSEQTYFRKDVYLGPVQDDHIPFLHKGVPVLHVIATPFPHFWHTLDDTEENMHRPTVENLTKIMAVFLAEYLGL; the protein is encoded by the exons ATGTCTAGGTCCAGTCGGCGGTACAAGCCTCTGCAGCagagcggcggcggcggcggctctCTCCCCGGCTGTGACCGGGTGCGGATGCCCCGGGCCCGGGTACTGCTGTTCTGTCTCCTCGGTGTCCTGGTGCTGGCGGTGGTGCTGGGAGTGTACCTGTCCAATGACACCGCCACTAGACATGTGAACCGTATGCCATCTGCAGATCTGACCAAAGACAAG CTGTCCCACAAACCCAGTAAGTGCTCGCCAGCTCAAATCCGCCGCCTGGCCTCTCAGGTGGACGGCACTCGCTTGTGGGAGACTCACCTGCGGCCGATCCTAATAGAGAGGCTCCCGGGGACACAAGGCAGCCTGGCTGTACAGCAG CACATCACCTCCACCCTGTCCTCGCTGTCTGCTGGCTGGTCCATAGACCTAGACTCCTTCCAGTCTCCTACCCCTCGTGGCCAAGTCACTTTCACCAACATTGTTGCCACTCTGGACCCCACAGCTCCGCGAAGGCTCCTCCTGGCCTGCCACTATGACTCCAAGGTCCTGCCCCCAGATCCACGGGCCCCTGAAAGGGTGTTTCTGGGGGCCAGTGACTCCGCTGTGCCCTGTGCTATGATCCTGGAGCTCGCCACCTCTCTAGACGCGCAGCTCAGATCATTCAAacagcag CTCCCAGTCACTCTGCAGCTCGTCTTCTTTGATGGCGAGGAGTCCTTTGAGGAATGGACCGCCACAGACTCGCTGTACGGCTCTCGTCACCTGGCAGAGCTCATGGCTAGCGCGCCTCATACCGCCGCCTCCTCTCACGCCACCGTGCTCCAGGCTGTG GACCTCTTTGTGCTGCTAGACCTGCTCGGTGGTCCCGACCCACTGATTGCGAATCACTTCGACAACACGGCGCGCTGGTTTGACCGCCTGATTGCTGCAG AGAAGAGACTCCATCGACAGGGTCTGCTGACGTCTCACCCCTCAGAGCAGACGTACTTCAGGAAGGATGTTTACCTTGGACCTGTGCAGGATGACCACATCCCCTTCCTTCACAAAG GCGTCCCTGTGCTGCACGTCATCGCCACTCCCTTCCCTCACTTCTGGCACACACTGGACGACACAGAGGAGAACATGCACCGCCCGACTGTAGAGAACCTCACAAAGATCATGGCTGTGTTTCTGGCAGAATACCTGGGCCTCTGA